GGTTGGAAAAGTGGAAATACCACAAGAAGCTTTTATGGCAGTTCTTCAGCGCGATGATGATGAATAAATTTATGTATAAAACTAAAACTAATAATGTTATAGATAATAAAATAAAGAATTTAGATTTTAATATTAAGCTTCCTCTTGCTATTTACCTGCATGTCCCCTTTTGTGAGGGAAAATGCAGGTACTGTGATTTTTATTCTAAAAATCTTAGCGAAAATAAGGTTGAGAGATATATAAAAGCACTAGAAATTGAAATAAAAGCGAGAGCAAGAATTTTACGGGAAACAAATGATCTAGACAGTAAAACAAAATTTAAAGTAAATACAATATATATTGGTGGTGGAACACCATCTTTGTTAAGTAGTAAAGATATAAAAAAGATATTCTTATTATTAAAAGAAAATTTTTCTCTATCCGTTTCAGCTGAAATAACAATAGAGGCAAATCCCAATAGCTTAAATAGAGAGAAATCGGAAGCATACAAAGAAATTGGAATAAATCGTATTAGTTTAGGAGTTCAATCTTTTAATGATGAGGAATTAAAGTTCTTAGGGAGAAGGCATAACTCGATTGAGGCTTTAGAAAAAATAGAAGTACTTAGAAAATATTTTTCTAATTTTAATATAGATTTAATATTTGCTATACCTGGACAGAGTAAAGCAAGCTGGAAAGATAACCTTATGAGAGCAATTTCTTTAAATCCAAAGCATATTTCTATTTATAATTTGCAAATTGAAGAAGGTACAAGTTTAGCTCAGGATTTAGAGAAAGGAAAATTTGAAAAAGCAGATGATAGCCTGGATGCTGAAATGTATATAATGGCTAAAGAAATACTTAGTCAAAACGGCTTTACTCATTATGAGATCTCTAACTTTGCACGTACAGCTAAGCAATCAAAACACAATAGGATTTATTGGGAATTGAAACCGTATTTAGGATTAGGGCCAGCTGCACATAGTTTTACAGGAAAGATACGCTATCAAAATTATTCAAGTATAAGTAAATATTATGAACTCTTATTAGAAAATAGTTTAAATATAAAATCCAATATTAGTGACTTGCCCACAATTACAGAAATTAAAGTACTGGACAGTAAAGAGTTAATGTCAGAAAAGATTTTTATGGGCCTTCGTCTTCTAGAAGGTATATCTTTAGATGATTTCGCAGAAAATTTTAATATTAGCTTACTTACAGTATATAAAGAGGAAATCCAAAGATTAAAAGAGTTGTCATTGATTAAAATTATGAACAGGAGATTAAGTCTAACGAAAAAAGGATTGTTACACGCAAATAGAGTATTTATGGAATTTTTATAAATCAATACTAGTCTAATGTTGACAAAGTAATTCTATTATGTTATCTTATTATTAGCAAATTAGCACTCAGCGATTAAGAGTGCTAATAATGTTAGCTAAGGGGTGAAACTGATGGTTGAAAATGTTGATGATAGAAAAGCAAAAATACTTAGAGCAATAATACATGAACATATTTTGACTGCAGAACCCGTAGGATCTAGAACACTTGCCAAATCTTACGAATTAGGTGTAAGTTCAGCTACTATAAGAAATGAAATGTCTGATTTAGAAGAATTAGGATTTATAGAGCAACCATACACTTCTGCTGGTCGTGTTCCTTCTGATAAAGGTTATCGTTTTTATGTAGATAGCTTAATAAAAAGTGATGAACATGATAAATCTAAAATTAACTTTAAAAATTTTTTTGATAACTATCATTATGAGAAGCAGGGCATCCAAAATATTATGAATCAAATGGCTAGGATGTTATCACAAATAACACATTATACATCAGTAGTTTGTGAGCCAAAAGTAGTAAAAAATAAAATAAAACAAGTGCAATTGATGCAGATTGATAATACAAGTATATTAATTGTTTTAATAACAGATACAGGCCTGGTGCATAATAAGATTGTTAGGCTGAAAAATAGGCTAAACAGAAAACAAATAGCATATTTAAATAATTTTTTATCAGAAGAACTTAGAAACAAAAATTTAGAAGATATTAATTCTGGATATTTAAAAGGTTTAGAAGAAGAATTACTTAGTAGTCTGAAGATATCTCGTGAGTTATTAGAATTAATTTACAATGGCTTAACTATTGTATCAAAACCTGATGATTTTAAATTATATTTAGGAGGAACTTCATATATACTTGATCAACCTGAGTTTAATGATATTGATAGTTTAAAGAGGGTCTTGAATATTTTAGATCAAGAGGAGTTATTAAAAGAGTTGTTCGCAAAAATGCCTAATAAAGAATTGGAAGTAATGATAGGTCATGAAAATGATTTAGCAGATATGCATAAATGTAGTATAGTTTTTTCAACATATTCCATAGGTAATAAAGCTAGTGGAAAAATAGCTGTTATTGGTCCTAGAAGAATGGAATATTCTAAAGTTATGGCTTCTGTTAATA
This region of Halanaerobiaceae bacterium ANBcell28 genomic DNA includes:
- the hemW gene encoding radical SAM family heme chaperone HemW; protein product: MYKTKTNNVIDNKIKNLDFNIKLPLAIYLHVPFCEGKCRYCDFYSKNLSENKVERYIKALEIEIKARARILRETNDLDSKTKFKVNTIYIGGGTPSLLSSKDIKKIFLLLKENFSLSVSAEITIEANPNSLNREKSEAYKEIGINRISLGVQSFNDEELKFLGRRHNSIEALEKIEVLRKYFSNFNIDLIFAIPGQSKASWKDNLMRAISLNPKHISIYNLQIEEGTSLAQDLEKGKFEKADDSLDAEMYIMAKEILSQNGFTHYEISNFARTAKQSKHNRIYWELKPYLGLGPAAHSFTGKIRYQNYSSISKYYELLLENSLNIKSNISDLPTITEIKVLDSKELMSEKIFMGLRLLEGISLDDFAENFNISLLTVYKEEIQRLKELSLIKIMNRRLSLTKKGLLHANRVFMEFL
- the hrcA gene encoding heat-inducible transcriptional repressor HrcA, whose product is MVENVDDRKAKILRAIIHEHILTAEPVGSRTLAKSYELGVSSATIRNEMSDLEELGFIEQPYTSAGRVPSDKGYRFYVDSLIKSDEHDKSKINFKNFFDNYHYEKQGIQNIMNQMARMLSQITHYTSVVCEPKVVKNKIKQVQLMQIDNTSILIVLITDTGLVHNKIVRLKNRLNRKQIAYLNNFLSEELRNKNLEDINSGYLKGLEEELLSSLKISRELLELIYNGLTIVSKPDDFKLYLGGTSYILDQPEFNDIDSLKRVLNILDQEELLKELFAKMPNKELEVMIGHENDLADMHKCSIVFSTYSIGNKASGKIAVIGPRRMEYSKVMASVNTMSNLISKIISELSG